The following proteins come from a genomic window of Populus alba chromosome 12, ASM523922v2, whole genome shotgun sequence:
- the LOC118044876 gene encoding probable beta-1,4-xylosyltransferase IRX10L, whose protein sequence is MEIWKWVFVGVLWYAGSVLSTGAVELGRSQHTERISGSAGDVLEDDPVGRLKVFVYELPRKYNKKILQKDPRCLTHMFAAEIFMHRFLLSSPVRTLNPDEADWFYTPVYTTCDLTTNGLPLPFKSPRMMRSAIQLISSNWPYWNRTEGADHFFVVPHDFGACFHYQEEKAIERGILPLLQRATLVQTFGQRNHVCLKDGSITVPPYAPPQKMQTHLIPEKTPRSIFVYFRGLFYDVGNDPEGGYYARGARAAVWENFKDNPLFDISTEHPATYYEDMQRAVFCLCPLGWAPWSPRLVEAVIFGCIPVIIADDIVLPFADAIPWEEIGVYVDEEDVPNLDTILTSIPPEVILRKQRLLANPSMKQAMLFPQPAQPGDAFHQVLNGLARKLPHDKSVYLRPGEKILNWTAGPVGDLKPW, encoded by the exons ATGGAGATTTGGAAATGGGTTTTTGTTGGGGTTCTTTGGTATGCTGGTTCTGTATTGAGTACTGGTGCTGTGGAGCTGGGCAGGAGTCAACACACTGAGAGGATTTCAG GAAGTGCTGGTGATGTTTTGGAAGATGATCCTGTTGGAAGGCTGAAAGTTTTTGTCTATGAACTTccaagaaaatacaataaaaagattCTTCAAAAGGACCCAAGATGCCTCACCCACATGTTCGCAGCTGAGATCTTTATGCATCGGTTTCTATTATCTAGCCCTGTTAGAACCCTCAATCCCGATGAAGCTGATTGGTTTTATACTCCTGTATATACAACCTGTGATTTGACAACAAATGGCCTTCCTTTGCCTTTCAAATCACCACGAATGATGAGAAGTGCAATACAGCTTATTTCTTCAAACTGGCCTTATTGGAATCGGACGGAAGGTGCTGACCACTTTTTTGTAGTGCCACACGACTTTGGAGCATGCTTCCATTATCAA gAAGAAAAGGCTATTGAAAGAGGAATTCTTCCCTTGCTCCAACGTGCCACCTTGGTGCAAACTTTTGGACAAAGAAATCATGTTTGCTTAAAAGATGGTTCCATTACTGTTCCTCCATATGCTCCTCCACAGAAAATGCAAACCCACCTGATTCCTGAGAAAACTCCTAGGTCAATTTTTGTGTACTTCAGAGGATTGTTTTATGATGTAGGAAATGACCCAGAAGGTGGCTATTATGCAAG AGGTGCTAGAGCAGCGGTCTGGGAGAACTTCAAGGACAATCCGCTTTTTGACATTTCCACAGAGCACCCAGCAACATATTACGAAGATATGCAGCGAGCTGTTTTCTGTTTGTGTCCCCTTGGCTGGGCCCCATGGAGTCCAAGATTGGTTGAAGCAGTGATATTTGGCTGTATCCCTGTTATTATAGCAGACGACATTGTTTTACCCTTTGCTGATGCAATCCCATGGGAAGAAATTGGGGTATATGTAGATGAGGAAGATGTTCCAAATTTGGACACCATACTCACTTCCATTCCACCTGAAGTAATATTGAGGAAGCAGAGACTGCTCGCTAACCCTTCAATGAAGCAGGCTATGCTATTCCCACAACCTGCTCAACCAGGAGATGCTTTCCATCAAGTATTGAATGGACTTGCACGAAAATTGCCTCATGATAAAAGTGTTTACCTGAGGCCAGGTGAGAAGATCTTAAACTGGACTGCAGGTCCAGTTGGTGACCTGAAACCTTGGTAG
- the LOC118044874 gene encoding chromophore lyase CRL, chloroplastic, translating to MVTGLGSGSGSDPNSDSNGWGRARGLALKSLVLIGGVLLVKRLTKSTTRWDHAKIVTQSLTGEKFSKEQASRDPDNYFNIRMLTCPAAEMVDGSKVLYFEQAFWRTPQKPFRQRFYMVKPCPKELKCDVEVGSYAIRDAEEYKNFCDRSKDQRPLPEEVIGDIAEHLTTIHLKRCDRGKRCLYEGSTPPGGFPNSWNGATYCTSELAILKNNEIHTWDRGYDDGGNQVWGVKEGPYEFKPAPASSVSELFSPLNLPPLQSMEKRIEGSFVLQV from the exons atggTAACGGGTTTGGGTTCGGGCTCAGGGTCCGATCCAAATTCAGACTCAAACGGGTGGGGACGAGCTCGAGGGTTAGCGCTGAAGTCTCTGGTTTTGATTGGTGGGGTGTTACTAGTGAAGAGACTGACGAAGTCTACTACTCGTTGGGACCATGCGAAAATTGTAACTCAATCACTTACTGGTGAAAAG TTTTCGAAGGAGCAAGCATCTAGAGACCCTGATAATTACTTCAATATCAG AATGCTTACTTGCCCGGCAGCAGAGATGGTGGATGGTTCAaaggttttatattttgaacAG gcaTTCTGGAGAACTCCTCAAAAGCCCTTTCGGCAG AGGTTTTATATGGTTAAGCCTTGTCCAAAGGAGTTGAAATGCGATGTTGAG GTAGGTTCGTATGCCATTAGAGATGCAGAGGAGTACAAGAATTTTTGCGATCGATCAAAGGACCAGCGCCCACTGCCAGAAGAAGTAATTGGT GACATTGCAGAACATCTGACAACAATACATCTCAAACGCTGTGACCGTGGAAAACGCTGCTTATATGAAGGCTCTACTCCACCCGGTGGATTCCCAAATTCCTGG AATGGAGCAACCTACTGCACTTCGGAACTTGCAATCTTGAAGAATAATGAAATACATACCTGGGATAGGGGATACGATGATGGTGGAAATCAG GTTTGGGGAGTGAAAGAAGGACCTTACGAGTTCAAGCCTGCACCAGCTTCTAGTGTCAGTGAATTATTTTCTCCTTTAAACCTCCCCCCTCTCCAGTCGATGGAGAAAAGAATAGAAGGTTCATTTGTTTTGCAAGTGTGA
- the LOC118044873 gene encoding uncharacterized protein — translation MGQKRIKMELIRKEKSRMLTFRKRKAGLLKKASEFSILCGVDACVIIFGPRQKDAHQPVAPKTWPPKSEEVRCIINRYKGSDQPRRCYQVSDYFADKKKQIDSELARLHKQIVKAKYPAWDDRLNSLYADQLRVLVGHLDAKIDLADKKLGSFNSNQYVMGAPGVQAASLSPSVSHDMESYMKSRDDPFLQLIHNSNPFDAQPPMVFYPEQSSQVTNLLERKYSNGYSTDLQVYYEPRPLDDELPVGFQSIQTSHGNASSWESNNGNCYSTDLQHYLEPNPLNVQPPMHFQPKQNAHRTSSYLHAMEDAIMKMACDQNTSDQFGWKLSSSSNLPCVNRTPWMWDNVWFNNADSSVSYVAPTKQPIMPSIQFPMSSFPHQMQSSEASDFTGNLIEFRGKAGQGYN, via the coding sequence ATGGgtcaaaaaagaatcaaaatggaATTGATAAGGAAGGAGAAATCTCGTATGCTTACATTCAGGAAGAGGAAGGCAGGTTTGCTTAAAAAGGCTTCTGAGTTCTCTATTCTTTGCGGTGTTGATGCATGCGTAATAATCTTTGGACCAAGGCAGAAGGATGCTCATCAGCCTGTAGCACCTAAGACTTGGCCTCCAAAGTCTGAAGAGGTTAGGTGTATTATCAATAGGTACAAGGGCAGTGATCAACCAAGAAGATGTTATCAGGTCTCTGACTACTTTGCTGATAAAAAGAAACAGATTGATTCTGAGCTTGCAAGATTGCACAAGCAAATTGTCAAAGCTAAGTACCCTGCATGGGATGATCGTCTCAACAGCCTTTATGCAGATCAATTACGGGTTCTTGTTGGTCATTTGGATGCTAAAATCGATCTTGCTGACAAGAAACTTGGAAGTTTCAACTCAAATCAGTATGTCATGGGTGCACCAGGGGTGCAAGCTGCCTCGCTTAGTCCAAGCGTTTCTCACGACATGGAAAGCTACATGAAGAGTAGAGATGACCCTTTCCTGCAGCTTATTCACAATTCGAATCCCTTTGATGCTCAACCACCTATGGTATTCTACCCTGAGCAGAGTTCTCAGGTGACCAACTTACTGGAGAGGAAGTATAGCAATGGCTACTCAACAGACTTGCAGGTTTACTATGAACCAAGGCCTTTAGATGATGAGTTACCAGTCGGTTTCCAATCTATACAGACTTCTCATGGGAATGCAAGCTCTTGGGAGAGCAACAATGGCAACTGCTATTCAACAGACCTGCAACATTACTTAGAACCAAATCCATTGAATGTTCAGCCACCAATGCATTTCCAACCTAAGCAGAATGCTCATAGGACTTCGTCATATCTACATGCAATGGAAGATGCGATTATGAAGATGGCTTGCGATCAGAATACCAGCGATCAATTTGGTTGGAAGCTGTCTAGTAGTAGTAATCTGCCTTGTGTTAACCGCACACCATGGATGTGGGATAATGTATGGTTCAACAATGCTGATTCCTCAGTGAGCTATGTTGCTCCAACCAAGCAGCCAATTATGCCATCTATACAATTTCCCATGTCTAGCTTTCCTCATCAGATGCAGTCTTCTGAAGCAAGTGATTTCACTGGTAACCTAATTGAGTTTAGAGGGAAGGCCGGTCAAGGCTACAACTAG
- the LOC118044875 gene encoding uncharacterized protein: RHKKRFALKSSFFSPSLHLLITSYKHQQQPLAPAAPRFSMRAAAKQACICRDCGYIYNDRKPFEKLPDNYFCPVCGAPKRRFREYMPAVAKNDNDTDVRKARKTQIQRDEAIGRALPIAVVVGVVACLKILKVVILRQDKSLMGLQHQQSRKFVHHLR; this comes from the exons AGGCATAAAAAGCGTTTTGCTCTAAAATcatctttcttttctccttcaCTTCACCTCTTGATTACTTCTTATAAGCATCAGCAGCAGCCCCTTGCACCTGCTGCTCCAAGATTCTCCATGCGTGCTGCAGCCAAGCAAGCCTGCATTTGTAGAGATTGCGG GTATATTTACAATGACAGAAAACCATTTGAAAAGCTACCTGATAATTACTTCTGCCCTG TTTGTGGTGCTCCTAAAAGGAGATTTAGGGAATACATGCCTGCTGtggcaaaaaatgataatgacaCAGATGTTCGAAAAGCACGTAAAACACAGATTCAGAGAGATGAAGCAATTGG GCGAGCATTGCCAATCGCAGTTGTGGTTGGAGTTGTAGCTTGTTTAAAGATCCTCAAGGTGGTAATTTTGCGACAAGACAAAAGCTTGATGGGCTTGCAGCATCAACAAAGTCGGAAATTTGTGCACCATCTCCGTTGA